The following are from one region of the Thermoanaerobaculia bacterium genome:
- a CDS encoding HlyC/CorC family transporter: RGADELALALVVAFISVSSIVLGELVPKSLALRSSERVSLLVSRPLLWMSQAARPVVWFLTTVSNLLLRPFRDQTTFTEARLSPDELQHLVEEAATSGSLLRAAGDIASRAIELGELPISSLLIPRTQVAYLRRDATRDEVWALLQSRPHSRYPVVLRDLDSVEGYVLERNLVQQIIEGGGVDIGAILRGVPLVAARTPAVEVLRDLQERRAHLAVVIDQHGMTAGIVTIGDIAEELLGEVLGEHEKPAEAIRRDAGGSALVRADTPVQEVNRQLGTDLPVSPDYSTLAGLLMHESGQILRAGEEQLVDGVRIEVVEATPRQVKRVRLHLPS; the protein is encoded by the coding sequence CGCGGCGCCGACGAGCTCGCGCTCGCCCTCGTGGTCGCTTTCATTTCGGTGTCGTCGATCGTCCTCGGCGAGCTCGTGCCGAAATCGCTCGCGCTGCGCAGCAGCGAACGCGTGAGCCTGCTGGTGTCTCGACCGCTGCTCTGGATGTCCCAGGCCGCGCGCCCGGTCGTCTGGTTCCTGACGACGGTCTCGAATCTCCTCCTGCGCCCTTTCCGGGATCAGACGACGTTCACCGAGGCCCGGCTCTCGCCCGACGAGCTCCAGCACCTGGTGGAAGAGGCCGCCACCTCCGGATCTCTACTTCGCGCCGCGGGCGATATCGCCTCGCGCGCGATCGAGCTCGGCGAGCTGCCGATCTCCTCGCTCCTCATCCCGCGGACCCAGGTGGCCTACCTGCGCCGCGACGCGACTCGCGACGAGGTCTGGGCGCTCCTCCAGTCGCGGCCGCATTCCCGCTACCCGGTCGTGCTACGCGATCTCGACAGCGTCGAGGGATACGTGCTCGAGCGCAACCTCGTGCAGCAGATCATCGAAGGGGGCGGCGTCGACATCGGCGCGATCCTGCGCGGCGTGCCGCTCGTCGCCGCGCGGACGCCCGCGGTCGAAGTGCTGCGCGACCTGCAGGAGAGGCGCGCCCACCTCGCCGTGGTCATCGACCAGCACGGGATGACCGCCGGCATCGTGACCATCGGCGACATCGCCGAGGAGCTGCTCGGCGAGGTCCTCGGCGAGCACGAGAAGCCGGCGGAGGCGATCCGGCGGGACGCCGGCGGGAGCGCGCTGGTGCGCGCCGACACGCCGGTGCAGGAGGTCAACCGGCAGCTCGGCACGGACCTGCCGGTGTCGCCCGACTACTCGACCCTGGCCGGCCTGCTGATGCACGAATCCGGACAGATCCTGCGGGCTGGCGAAGAGCAGCTCGTCGATGGCGTGCGCATCGAGGTCGTCGAAGCGACGCCGCGGCAGGTGAAGCGGGTGCGATTGCACCTGCCTTCCTGA
- a CDS encoding cytochrome c, giving the protein MKAIPTLRLTAVAALLASAAGLGWTVNAALAADAPIYSATVGKVTYATYCSSCHGVDARGAGDIAGTLSKKPTDLTRITAKNDGVFPAERLQAVIDGRVEVAEHGSREMPVWGDLFLWPEDDSPERRSHVERKIGDLVAYLLSVQEPATKR; this is encoded by the coding sequence ATGAAGGCAATTCCCACCCTGAGACTCACCGCGGTCGCCGCGCTCCTGGCATCGGCGGCCGGACTCGGATGGACCGTGAACGCAGCACTCGCCGCCGACGCGCCCATCTACTCGGCGACGGTCGGCAAGGTCACCTACGCCACCTACTGCTCCAGTTGTCATGGCGTCGATGCGCGCGGCGCGGGCGATATCGCAGGGACCCTCTCGAAGAAGCCCACCGATCTGACCCGAATCACGGCGAAGAACGACGGTGTCTTCCCGGCGGAGCGCCTGCAGGCGGTCATCGACGGGCGCGTCGAGGTGGCGGAGCATGGCAGCCGCGAGATGCCGGTCTGGGGCGACCTCTTCCTCTGGCCGGAGGACGATTCGCCCGAGCGCCGCTCGCACGTCGAGAGGAAGATCGGCGACCTCGTCGCCTACCTGCTATCGGTCCAGGAACCGGCCACGAAGCGCTGA
- a CDS encoding efflux RND transporter periplasmic adaptor subunit → MRNRHPGPFRAALFLAVIAAVSFGAAAFAAEAAGAIAVDVRLVAPAGSETELKASQSLPVRALPTAVNQPAAKGAVLVEMDVAKLQKELEGLRKDLTRAQNQKRELASSRGATSSSPASNSRGDLQNAADVSQAQMEEANAISDLARVQTELATANLLAPADGYVRRNFFAVGATAKKRKPLATFVEAQRTVLEATVPAAAAAAFTVGATVRIADAANSTLGFRGKVLAASPAGDSVALRIQPTELPFLALDTLTAATLQLAP, encoded by the coding sequence ATGCGAAATCGTCACCCCGGCCCGTTCCGGGCCGCCCTGTTCCTGGCTGTGATCGCCGCAGTTTCCTTCGGCGCGGCGGCCTTCGCCGCGGAGGCGGCTGGTGCCATCGCCGTCGACGTTCGGCTGGTCGCTCCGGCCGGCAGCGAGACGGAGCTCAAGGCTTCCCAGTCCCTGCCAGTCCGGGCCTTGCCCACGGCGGTCAATCAGCCGGCGGCGAAAGGGGCCGTGCTCGTCGAGATGGATGTCGCGAAACTTCAGAAGGAGCTCGAGGGCCTGCGCAAGGACCTGACGCGCGCCCAGAATCAGAAGCGCGAGCTCGCCTCGTCGCGCGGCGCGACCAGCAGCTCGCCGGCGAGCAACAGCCGTGGGGACCTGCAGAATGCCGCGGATGTCTCCCAGGCCCAGATGGAGGAGGCCAACGCCATCAGCGACCTCGCCCGCGTCCAGACCGAGCTCGCGACGGCGAACCTGCTCGCCCCGGCCGACGGCTACGTGCGGCGGAACTTCTTCGCGGTGGGTGCCACCGCCAAGAAGCGCAAGCCGCTCGCGACCTTCGTCGAGGCGCAGCGCACGGTGCTCGAGGCGACCGTGCCTGCCGCGGCGGCCGCTGCGTTCACCGTCGGGGCGACCGTGCGCATCGCCGATGCCGCGAATTCCACGCTCGGTTTCCGCGGCAAGGTGCTCGCGGCGAGTCCGGCGGGCGACTCCGTTGCCCTGCGGATCCAGCCGACGGAGCTGCCCTTCCTGGCGCTCGACACCCTTACCGCCGCGACGCTGCAGCTGGCGCCGTAG
- a CDS encoding AEC family transporter: MALDAFLLVIGMLALGKACAATGRFPPEAAAVLNRFVLDICLPAAVLRYASRLELDLSLLRVIAVPWLLCALSAGLVFLYARHAGLAQDRMAVLLLCVPLGNTSFLGYPLTRAMLGETALPHAVVYDQFGSFLLLSTWGLWVLARYGGDRRPTAREIGRKIVRFPPFVALAVALTVMPAAPPALVEGLLVRLSDALLPVVTFAVGLDLRLRLPRGALAPLTVGLVLKLVLLPLAAWGLVRLLGLDGIAATATVFESAMPPMITAGALASSHRLAPELAAAMVGYGVLLSLATLPLWALLLS; the protein is encoded by the coding sequence ATGGCACTCGACGCCTTTCTCCTGGTCATCGGCATGCTGGCGCTGGGCAAGGCGTGCGCGGCGACGGGGCGCTTCCCGCCCGAGGCCGCCGCCGTGCTGAACCGGTTCGTGCTCGACATCTGCCTGCCGGCGGCGGTCCTGCGCTACGCCTCGCGTCTCGAGCTCGACCTTTCGCTGCTGCGCGTGATCGCAGTACCCTGGCTGCTCTGCGCCCTGTCCGCGGGCCTGGTCTTCCTGTACGCGCGCCACGCCGGGCTCGCCCAGGACCGGATGGCGGTGCTCCTCCTCTGCGTGCCGCTCGGCAACACCTCCTTCCTGGGCTATCCGCTGACGCGGGCGATGCTCGGCGAGACGGCCCTACCGCACGCCGTGGTCTACGACCAGTTCGGATCGTTCCTGCTGCTCTCGACCTGGGGCCTCTGGGTACTCGCCCGCTACGGCGGCGATCGTCGGCCGACGGCGCGGGAGATCGGCCGGAAAATCGTCCGCTTCCCGCCGTTCGTGGCGCTCGCGGTCGCGCTGACGGTCATGCCGGCGGCGCCGCCGGCGCTCGTCGAGGGACTGCTGGTGCGGCTCTCCGACGCGCTCCTGCCGGTCGTCACTTTCGCGGTCGGGTTGGACCTGCGGCTGCGCTTGCCGCGCGGCGCCCTCGCTCCGCTCACCGTCGGCCTGGTGCTCAAGCTCGTGCTGCTGCCGCTCGCCGCCTGGGGGCTCGTACGCTTGCTCGGCCTCGACGGCATCGCCGCGACCGCCACCGTCTTCGAGAGCGCCATGCCGCCGATGATCACCGCCGGCGCGCTCGCGAGCTCGCACCGCCTCGCCCCCGAGCTCGCGGCGGCGATGGTCGGCTACGGCGTTCTGCTCTCCCTCGCGACCCTCCCCCTCTGGGCCCTGCTGCTCTCGTGA
- a CDS encoding DUF21 domain-containing protein → MLSLVNGFFSASEIGILSVRRTRLLELANEGHRGALSALALRKNPERFLATVQVGITVLGATAGAFGGATLEEPLTAWLAGLGLERGADELALALVVAFISVSSIVLGELVPKSLALRSSERVSLLV, encoded by the coding sequence GTGCTCTCGCTGGTCAACGGCTTCTTCTCGGCCTCCGAGATCGGCATCCTCTCGGTGCGCCGGACGCGGTTGCTGGAGCTCGCGAACGAAGGCCATCGCGGCGCCCTCTCGGCGCTTGCCCTGCGCAAGAACCCCGAGCGCTTCCTGGCCACGGTGCAGGTCGGGATCACCGTCCTGGGGGCGACCGCCGGGGCGTTCGGGGGCGCGACGCTCGAAGAACCTCTCACAGCCTGGCTCGCCGGCCTCGGGCTCGAGCGCGGCGCCGACGAGCTCGCGCTCGCCCTCGTGGTCGCTTTCATTTCGGTGTCGTCGATCGTCCTCGGCGAGCTCGTGCCGAAATCGCTCGCGCTGCGCAGCAGCGAACGCGTGAGCCTGCTGGTGT
- a CDS encoding peptidoglycan DD-metalloendopeptidase family protein, whose product MNLIAQRQRRRPSSTWTLIVVIGCLWPEVAQAQPNTGTVWETFGPSRSSGVFTEITGVHNGDIAAYAVAADRGHRIVTVNQWKDAQFDLDLDCAVTRHFPDARTLDMEFTGELEASRRIALNLGGELADRCRALDIDSASRPVIAGYASTDGPDTAFVVRLSAVDGTYDNSFSSNGRFTLENLVGFFGLETRFTDVETYSDGRVLACGDVERAGERNMLVMRFLANGALDSSFHGNGYREIDWNGGGGDNDTCERLVILPDDRIVLAGVAQAPTSGETGFALARLHANGDLDTDFHFDGRALISDGSMFTAPTVVDVGYDATRQRLVVAATATGFNMTPGGALVAVGSGGFLDPTFNGNGRRSLRFSDFGGDAPAREPGATWLRRLLMRPDGSFYLAGTHENSPIDASFYGPTDLAVARLLPDGSDDTTPGRAFSDDGVVFHAYNRIGHQNVASSARARVGDTLEDAIFYRGNVLLLSETNRHPEGKWGGEDYGLGPIAPVVGGIVTERIWNEDWEPDALAEPTSLFATIPVPAGYGRYCSVRDPVSGGFSLLAQGATSDPCQDLLDGDPNLIIERAGLYALAGPNNVLAACDGDSVSRHFGNGGAPFAAAVSATAGQSDCIFTAAPHFLPVFSRPYSGEHVAESAQSFNHDVYNIPIDVSDFGQVPVADHPEAHYVDLNGIQTCNSSPQHEVSGVDEAAADIGYIDGRDVVAVAAGRVAAAVPRYVLELTAVGFDPHQREVFVRHAVGFGRYSEPFTTYYAHMSDTLVRRGDSVATGTVLGRVGTTGASSGNHLHIAVFRHRNLSYRSSFELDYSRADFFEGDKAAAAIDPWGWNGPPATDPWAWRFRSSDNHPDNAGSWSLHLWKPGEAPTMYLDPD is encoded by the coding sequence ATGAACCTCATCGCGCAGCGGCAACGACGTCGACCGAGCTCGACCTGGACTCTCATCGTGGTGATCGGGTGCCTCTGGCCTGAGGTCGCGCAGGCCCAGCCGAACACCGGCACGGTCTGGGAGACCTTCGGCCCCTCCAGGTCCTCCGGTGTGTTCACCGAGATCACCGGAGTTCACAACGGCGACATCGCCGCCTACGCCGTCGCCGCCGACCGCGGCCACCGGATCGTGACCGTGAACCAATGGAAGGACGCCCAGTTCGACCTCGATCTCGACTGCGCCGTCACCCGCCACTTTCCGGACGCGCGCACGCTCGACATGGAGTTCACCGGCGAGCTCGAGGCCAGCCGGCGCATCGCCCTGAATCTCGGCGGCGAGCTGGCCGATCGCTGCCGGGCGCTGGACATCGATTCCGCGTCGCGTCCGGTGATCGCCGGCTACGCCAGTACCGACGGGCCGGACACCGCCTTCGTCGTTCGGCTGTCAGCGGTGGACGGCACCTACGACAACAGCTTCTCGTCGAACGGCCGCTTCACGCTCGAGAATCTGGTCGGCTTCTTCGGCCTCGAGACCCGGTTTACCGACGTCGAGACCTATTCCGACGGGAGAGTCCTGGCGTGCGGCGACGTCGAGCGCGCTGGCGAGCGCAACATGCTGGTCATGAGGTTCCTCGCCAACGGCGCGCTCGACTCGAGCTTCCACGGCAACGGCTACCGCGAGATCGACTGGAACGGCGGCGGCGGCGACAACGACACCTGCGAGCGCCTGGTGATCCTGCCCGACGACCGGATCGTACTGGCCGGCGTGGCCCAGGCGCCCACCTCCGGCGAGACGGGCTTCGCGCTGGCGCGGCTGCACGCCAACGGCGACCTCGACACCGACTTCCACTTCGACGGCAGGGCGCTGATCAGCGACGGTTCGATGTTCACGGCCCCCACGGTCGTCGACGTCGGCTACGACGCCACCCGCCAGCGCCTGGTCGTGGCCGCGACGGCGACCGGATTCAACATGACTCCAGGCGGCGCGCTGGTGGCGGTCGGCAGCGGCGGATTCCTCGACCCGACATTCAACGGCAACGGCCGGCGCAGCCTGCGCTTTTCCGACTTCGGCGGCGACGCGCCGGCGCGCGAGCCCGGCGCCACCTGGCTGCGGCGCCTGCTGATGCGGCCCGACGGCAGCTTCTACCTCGCGGGCACGCACGAGAACAGCCCCATCGATGCGTCGTTCTACGGCCCGACAGACCTGGCGGTCGCCCGCCTGCTGCCCGACGGCAGCGACGACACGACGCCCGGCCGGGCCTTCTCGGACGACGGGGTCGTTTTTCACGCCTACAACAGGATCGGCCACCAGAACGTCGCGTCGTCCGCGCGGGCGCGGGTGGGCGACACCCTCGAGGACGCGATCTTCTACCGCGGCAACGTCCTGCTGCTCTCCGAGACGAATCGCCATCCGGAGGGCAAATGGGGCGGGGAGGACTACGGTCTCGGTCCGATCGCGCCGGTCGTCGGCGGGATCGTGACCGAGCGCATCTGGAACGAAGATTGGGAACCCGACGCCCTGGCCGAGCCGACGTCGCTCTTTGCCACGATTCCGGTGCCCGCCGGCTACGGCCGCTACTGCAGCGTGCGCGATCCCGTATCCGGCGGTTTCAGTCTCCTCGCCCAGGGTGCGACGAGCGACCCCTGTCAGGACTTGCTCGACGGCGATCCGAACCTGATCATCGAGCGCGCCGGTCTCTATGCACTCGCCGGACCGAACAATGTCCTGGCCGCCTGCGACGGCGATTCCGTCAGTCGCCACTTCGGCAACGGCGGAGCGCCGTTCGCCGCGGCGGTGAGTGCGACGGCGGGGCAGAGCGACTGCATCTTCACCGCCGCGCCCCACTTCCTGCCGGTGTTCTCCCGGCCTTACTCCGGTGAACATGTGGCAGAGAGCGCGCAGTCGTTCAACCACGACGTCTACAACATCCCGATCGACGTCTCCGACTTCGGTCAGGTTCCGGTTGCCGACCACCCGGAGGCCCACTACGTCGACCTCAACGGGATTCAGACGTGCAACAGCTCGCCGCAGCACGAGGTCAGCGGCGTCGACGAGGCGGCGGCGGACATCGGGTATATCGACGGCCGCGATGTGGTGGCGGTGGCCGCCGGCCGGGTGGCAGCGGCGGTGCCGCGGTACGTTCTGGAGCTCACGGCGGTGGGGTTCGACCCGCATCAGCGCGAGGTCTTCGTCCGCCATGCGGTGGGCTTCGGCCGCTACAGCGAGCCGTTCACCACGTACTACGCCCATATGTCGGACACGTTGGTTCGACGAGGTGACTCGGTCGCTACCGGTACCGTTCTCGGGCGCGTCGGCACGACCGGGGCCTCGAGCGGCAACCACCTGCACATCGCGGTTTTCCGCCATCGCAACCTGAGCTATCGCTCGAGCTTCGAGCTCGACTACTCCCGCGCCGACTTCTTCGAGGGCGACAAAGCGGCGGCCGCGATCGACCCCTGGGGCTGGAACGGGCCGCCGGCGACGGACCCGTGGGCGTGGCGCTTCCGCTCGTCCGACAACCATCCCGACAACGCCGGCAGCTGGAGCCTCCACCTCTGGAAGCCGGGCGAAGCGCCCACTATGTATCTGGACCCGGACTGA